A DNA window from Micromonospora inyonensis contains the following coding sequences:
- a CDS encoding short-chain fatty acyl-CoA regulator family protein, with the protein MREIAKTFAGARLRRMREDRALSQADLARLLNISPSYLNQIEHDSRPLTVPVLMRITEVFGVDPTVFAPHDTPRLVSGLREALGGRIGIGDLTEFAGRLPEVAEAVLELHRRHQQVEEQLAELVGDRDLVGRSPHDQVTEFFYRRQNYVPDLDEAAEQLAARIGLRRGEVRAVLQDRLAQRHGIRIAREEAGALGGELHRYRPQTQTLHLSTSLRGGQEAMRMAAQIALLEYADVIDEIVEEERFGDTQTQILTRVGLANYFAAALLLPYGQFLAAAERRRYDIELLTEHFAMGWETVCHRLSTLQRPRSRGVPFSFVRVDRAGNMSKRQSATGFPFSRTGGTCPLWNVYEAFSSPGRVVTQVAAMPDGQRYLWIARTITRHHGGYGQPGKVYAIGLGCETRHAGRLVYSAGMDLHAAEAATPIGPGCKTCERMSCPQRAAPPISRQLDLNENRSTFIPYPLKD; encoded by the coding sequence GTGAGGGAGATCGCCAAGACCTTCGCCGGTGCCCGGCTGCGCCGGATGCGGGAGGACCGGGCGCTCAGCCAAGCGGATCTGGCCCGCCTGCTGAACATCTCGCCGAGCTATCTCAACCAGATCGAACACGACTCCCGGCCGCTGACCGTCCCGGTGCTCATGCGCATCACGGAGGTGTTCGGCGTCGACCCGACCGTCTTCGCCCCGCACGACACCCCCCGACTGGTCTCCGGGCTGCGGGAGGCGCTCGGCGGCCGGATCGGCATCGGCGACCTCACCGAATTCGCCGGCCGGCTGCCCGAGGTGGCCGAGGCCGTGCTCGAACTGCACCGCCGTCACCAGCAGGTGGAGGAGCAGCTCGCCGAGCTGGTCGGCGACCGTGACCTGGTGGGTCGCAGTCCGCACGACCAGGTCACCGAGTTCTTCTACCGCCGGCAGAACTACGTGCCGGACCTGGACGAGGCGGCGGAGCAACTGGCCGCGCGGATCGGGTTGCGACGCGGCGAGGTCCGCGCCGTCCTCCAGGACCGGCTGGCGCAGCGGCACGGGATCCGGATCGCCCGCGAGGAGGCCGGCGCGCTCGGCGGGGAACTCCACCGCTACCGTCCCCAGACCCAGACGCTGCACCTGTCCACGTCGCTGCGGGGTGGGCAGGAGGCGATGCGGATGGCCGCGCAGATCGCGCTGCTGGAGTACGCCGACGTGATCGACGAGATCGTCGAGGAGGAGCGGTTCGGCGACACCCAGACCCAGATCCTCACCCGGGTCGGCCTGGCGAACTACTTCGCGGCGGCGCTGCTCCTGCCGTACGGGCAGTTCCTGGCCGCCGCCGAGCGCCGCCGGTACGACATCGAGCTGCTGACCGAACACTTCGCGATGGGCTGGGAGACGGTCTGCCACCGGCTCAGCACTTTGCAGCGGCCCCGGTCGCGGGGCGTGCCGTTCTCGTTCGTCCGGGTCGACCGGGCCGGCAACATGTCCAAACGCCAGTCCGCCACCGGCTTCCCGTTCTCCCGTACCGGCGGCACCTGTCCGCTGTGGAACGTCTACGAGGCGTTCAGCTCGCCCGGCCGGGTGGTGACGCAGGTCGCCGCGATGCCGGACGGGCAGCGCTACCTCTGGATCGCCCGGACGATCACCCGCCACCACGGCGGCTACGGCCAACCGGGCAAGGTCTACGCGATCGGCCTGGGCTGCGAGACCCGGCACGCCGGCCGGCTGGTCTACTCCGCCGGGATGGACCTGCACGCGGCGGAGGCCGCGACCCCGATCGGGCCGGGCTGCAAGACCTGCGAGCGGATGAGCTGCCCCCAGCGCGCCGCACCGCCGATCAGCCGGCAGCTCGACCTGAACGAGAACCGCAGTACCTTCATCCCGTACCCGCTGAAGGACTGA
- a CDS encoding adenylyl cyclase: MTIAPTHPWRQPGRAFTLGLALALAATAASGPAVAGPPRDDTPDLGRHVTVFDPSMPIGEIQARLDATHAAQVDAEMGTERFAFLFKPGTYGTAEQPLQIRVGYYTEISGLGAAPTDVVINGKVEAYNRCLTGGGTGNCIALVNFWRTVSNLSLRVNAAGQDGCRSTANFWAVSQAVSMRRLDISGGGLSLMDYCTAGPQYASGGFIADFRLPAITNGSQQQWLTRNSEIAGWSNGVWNQVFAGVVGAPDDAGFPDPPYTTLDTTPVSREKPYLFVDGKGRYQVRVPAARRDTRGVTWADGLTPGRTIPIGDFFVARPSDPVHVINRELARGRHLLLTPGVYDIARSIRVERPDTVVLGIGHATLTAVDGAVPLDVAGVPGVVVAGVTIDAGPTESPVLLRVGRRHGPDHSTPHNPTTLSDVYFRVGGPHIGRTNIALEVNSDHVLIDHSWVWRGDHGVEGFTEGVNGDTDRWRTNTGRYGAVINGDHVTATGLFVEHFQRYNTVWNGEHGTTVLYQNELPYDPPTQADWMNGDVEGWAGYKVGDRVRHHTLHGGGVYVFNQNNPSIHTENGFEVPVTPGVRLHHVMTVNLSAGTIDHVVNGVGGPADTTRIGVPVHLPRYPVS, encoded by the coding sequence ATGACCATCGCCCCCACCCACCCGTGGCGACAGCCCGGCCGGGCGTTCACGCTCGGGCTCGCGCTGGCTCTCGCCGCCACCGCGGCGAGCGGCCCCGCCGTCGCCGGCCCGCCCCGAGACGACACCCCGGACCTCGGACGCCACGTCACGGTCTTCGATCCGAGCATGCCGATCGGCGAGATCCAGGCAAGACTGGACGCGACGCACGCGGCGCAGGTCGACGCGGAGATGGGTACCGAACGGTTCGCGTTCCTGTTCAAGCCGGGCACCTACGGCACCGCCGAGCAGCCTCTCCAGATCAGGGTCGGGTACTACACCGAGATCTCCGGGCTGGGCGCCGCGCCCACCGACGTCGTGATCAACGGCAAGGTCGAGGCGTACAACCGCTGCCTCACCGGGGGCGGCACCGGCAACTGCATCGCCCTGGTCAACTTCTGGCGTACCGTGTCGAACCTGTCGCTGCGCGTCAACGCGGCGGGCCAGGACGGCTGCCGCTCCACGGCGAACTTCTGGGCGGTGTCCCAGGCGGTGTCGATGCGGCGACTCGACATCAGCGGCGGCGGGCTGTCGCTGATGGACTACTGCACCGCCGGCCCGCAGTACGCCAGCGGCGGCTTCATCGCCGACTTCCGGCTGCCCGCCATCACCAACGGTTCGCAACAGCAGTGGCTGACCCGCAACAGCGAGATCGCGGGCTGGTCGAACGGTGTGTGGAACCAGGTCTTCGCGGGTGTCGTCGGTGCTCCCGACGACGCCGGGTTCCCCGACCCGCCGTACACCACACTCGACACCACCCCGGTGAGCCGGGAGAAGCCGTACCTGTTCGTCGACGGGAAGGGCCGGTACCAGGTCCGCGTGCCCGCCGCGCGGCGCGACACCCGTGGCGTCACCTGGGCCGACGGCCTCACCCCGGGTCGGACCATCCCGATCGGCGACTTCTTCGTCGCCCGGCCCTCCGACCCGGTGCACGTGATCAACCGCGAACTCGCCCGCGGCCGGCACCTGCTGCTCACCCCGGGTGTCTACGACATCGCGCGCAGCATCAGGGTCGAGCGCCCCGACACGGTGGTCCTCGGCATCGGGCACGCCACGCTGACCGCCGTGGACGGCGCCGTCCCGCTGGACGTCGCCGGTGTCCCCGGTGTGGTCGTTGCGGGCGTCACGATCGACGCCGGTCCGACCGAGTCGCCGGTCCTGCTGCGGGTGGGCCGGCGGCACGGGCCCGACCACAGCACCCCGCACAACCCCACCACGCTCTCCGACGTCTACTTCCGCGTCGGCGGCCCCCACATCGGCCGGACGAACATCGCGCTGGAGGTCAACAGCGACCACGTCCTCATCGACCACAGCTGGGTGTGGCGCGGTGACCACGGCGTCGAGGGCTTCACCGAGGGCGTGAACGGCGACACCGACCGGTGGCGCACCAACACCGGCCGCTACGGGGCCGTCATCAACGGCGACCACGTGACCGCCACCGGCCTGTTCGTCGAACACTTCCAGCGGTACAACACCGTGTGGAACGGTGAGCACGGCACCACGGTCCTCTACCAGAACGAGCTGCCGTACGACCCGCCGACGCAGGCCGACTGGATGAACGGCGACGTCGAGGGCTGGGCGGGCTACAAGGTCGGTGACCGGGTGCGCCACCACACCCTCCACGGTGGCGGCGTCTACGTCTTCAACCAGAACAACCCCTCGATCCACACCGAGAACGGCTTCGAGGTCCCGGTGACGCCGGGCGTCCGGCTGCATCACGTGATGACGGTGAACCTCAGCGCCGGCACCATCGACCACGTGGTCAACGGCGTGGGCGGACCGGCCGACACCACCCGGATCGGCGTGCCGGTCCACCTCCCGCGGTATCCGGTGTCCTGA
- the aceA gene encoding isocitrate lyase → MLTAVEQLRHVWETDPRWQGVRRSYRAEDVVRLRGAIQEEHTLARHGAERLWRLLHREDYIHALGALTGNQAVQMVRAGLKAIYLSGWQVAADANLAGHTYPDQSLYPANSVPAVVRRINNALLRAAQITTAEGDTSAADWLAPIVADAEAGFGGPLNAYELMTAMIAAGAAGVHWEDQLASEKKCGHLGGKVLVPTGQHIRTLEAARLAADVAGVPSVVIARTDAQAATLLTTDVDERDQPFVTGERTAEGFYRVRNGIEPCIARGLAYAPHADLLWMETSTPDLEVARRFAEAIKDRYPDQLLAYNCSPSFNWRKHLDDATIGKFQRELGHMGYKFQFITLAGFHALNYSMFDLARGYAADGMPAYVSLQEREFAAEQTGYTAVKHQREVGTGYFDLISTVLNPAAETTALRGSTEEEQFA, encoded by the coding sequence ATGCTGACCGCAGTCGAGCAGTTGCGACACGTTTGGGAGACCGACCCGCGCTGGCAGGGGGTGCGGCGCAGCTACCGCGCGGAGGACGTGGTGCGGCTGCGGGGCGCGATCCAGGAGGAACACACCCTGGCCCGGCACGGCGCGGAGCGACTGTGGCGGCTGCTGCACCGCGAGGACTACATCCACGCGCTCGGCGCGCTCACCGGCAACCAGGCGGTGCAGATGGTGCGGGCCGGGCTGAAGGCGATCTACCTCTCCGGCTGGCAGGTGGCCGCCGACGCCAACCTCGCCGGGCACACCTACCCCGACCAGAGCCTCTACCCGGCCAACTCGGTGCCCGCGGTGGTGCGCCGGATCAACAACGCCCTGCTCCGCGCCGCCCAGATCACCACCGCCGAGGGGGACACCTCGGCGGCCGACTGGCTGGCTCCCATCGTCGCCGACGCCGAGGCCGGCTTCGGCGGCCCGCTCAACGCGTACGAGCTGATGACCGCGATGATCGCGGCCGGCGCGGCCGGCGTGCACTGGGAGGACCAGCTCGCCAGTGAGAAGAAGTGCGGTCACCTCGGTGGCAAGGTGCTCGTCCCCACCGGCCAGCACATCCGCACCCTGGAGGCGGCGCGGCTGGCCGCCGACGTCGCCGGGGTGCCGTCGGTGGTCATCGCCCGCACCGACGCGCAGGCCGCCACGCTGCTCACCACCGACGTGGACGAGCGGGACCAGCCCTTCGTCACCGGCGAGCGGACCGCCGAGGGCTTCTACCGGGTCCGTAACGGCATCGAGCCGTGCATCGCCCGGGGCCTGGCCTACGCCCCGCACGCCGACCTGCTCTGGATGGAGACCAGCACCCCGGATCTGGAGGTGGCCCGCCGCTTCGCCGAGGCGATCAAGGACCGCTACCCGGACCAGCTGCTCGCCTACAACTGCTCGCCGTCGTTCAACTGGCGCAAGCACCTCGACGACGCGACCATCGGCAAGTTCCAGCGCGAACTCGGGCACATGGGGTACAAGTTCCAGTTCATCACCCTGGCCGGCTTCCACGCGCTCAACTACTCGATGTTCGACCTGGCGCGCGGCTACGCCGCCGACGGCATGCCGGCCTACGTCTCCCTCCAGGAGCGCGAGTTCGCCGCCGAGCAGACCGGATACACCGCCGTCAAGCACCAGCGGGAGGTCGGCACCGGCTACTTCGACCTGATCAGCACCGTGCTCAACCCGGCCGCCGAGACCACCGCCCTGCGCGGCTCCACCGAAGAGGAGCAGTTCGCATGA